The Solanum pennellii chromosome 7, SPENNV200 DNA segment AGGTCTCAAAGAATTCAAACTTCATTTTCAGTGGATAAATCCATGTATATCTTGTGTGATCATCAACAAAAACgacataatatttcatatgttggGAAGATTCGACAGGAGCAGGTCCCCATAAGTCACAATGAATTTTCAATAAAGGTTCTTTCTCAAACCAAAAAGAAGTttacaactctttcctaactgACAACTAGAACAAACAGTAGGCATTTTATTCCAACTACTAATATTGATGCAACTATTACTCTCCAAAAACTTTAAAGACTTCAAACTAGGATGTCCTAATCTAGTATGCACATTGTTGCCTGACGTGTTCCAATCGTGTGTAGCGGTTAAAGCATAGAGATTGCTATCTTCCAAAGCATAGAGTCCATTCCTTTTAGTTTCCTTGGCCAACAGTGTCCTTGTTTTCTTGtcctttaaaacaaaattagttCCATCAAATTCAAGAGTGCAACAATTATCCTTTACAAGCTTACTAAGTGAGAGTAAATTCTTATTAATCTTAGGAACTACAAAAACTTTCTTAATTTTAGACCTGATCTGGATGTGTTCCCAACATGTGTTACGACTAACTTTGATCCAttccaataataattttatttggtcCATTATAGTGTTTAAGATTAGTTAGGATACCTAAGTTATGTGTCATATGACTACTTGCTCCTGAGTCCACATACAAGGTGTCATCGGTGTTTTGAAGATTAGTAGCAGTCAATGCTTGTGGTAGCTCATCTGCGACTTGGTAAAAGTAATCCAACCTGTAAAAACACTTAAGAGCAGTATGGTTATTCTTACCACAAATTTGACACGCATCAGAATTATTCCTCTCATGATTTCCACTTGAAGCACTGTTTTGAGGACCAGGTTCGTTTATGCTTTTATAAGAACCTATTCCCTGTCCAACAGGCTTAGATCCTCTTCCTCTGGAATTAAAGTTATTGTTTCCCCTTCTTTGAGAGTAATTTCCTCTTCCCCTGCCTCTTTGGGTAGAGAATGCCATGTTATGATTTTATTGAGGCACTTCTTCTTTATCCTCCCTCATATCAAAACCCCTAAGAGCattaataaattgattaaaagtAGGATACGATGTCTTACCTAACATGACAGTTTGAAGGTCTTGTACTTAAGACCTAGACCTCTAGCAAAATTGATCACTTTGCTATCCTCATCTACAGGCTTGTGAATGGTTGCAAGGCCATCACATATGCCTTTGAATTCcttaatatattcatcaattggTTTGGTTCCTAGATTCACACTTTGCAGTTGTTGCTTGAGCAGGAAATCCTTATCTTTTGttacttgaagatatgcttCTTCCAAGCATTCCACATCTCCTTGGCAGTTGAGCAGCCTACGATCAGGTACATGTTTTTTTCTGTCAAGGTTCCTGGTATCCAACTCCTTAGTAACACATCCTTCTCCTCCCAGTCATCAATAATGTTGCTGTCTTCTGCACCCTTCTTGCCTGCTACAGTTTTCTTAGTCGGCTTAAGTTTAATGGAGCAGGATGAAATTAGGTGATGAAGTGAAGAGGTCGAAAAAGTGTTGGTAGAAGGGGCCATTGTGATTTGATAATTTGATTGTTTTTGGTTAGATCTAATACGTTAAAAAGCGGAAAAACTTTATTGCGCTGATACCATGTAGAATACTCACAAATATGTGAAGCATCAAGGATTGTATTGCTAATTGAATGATTGAGTTACATACTCCTTATATAGGAGAAGAGTCCTATACTAGCTACACTAGGAATTCTAATACAACACAAATATATTATGTACACCTTATCCTAATCGACTACATCAACTTAAGTCGTACAAAGTATAGACTTGTACATAAATTAGAATTGAGTAGTCTAGTCCTAGTGTAACTCAAACTCTAACTCATCAAACAGCTTCACTGAACCTGTTCCTTCGATCTGTTCCATCAGCTTCCTTCAACAATATATACTCgttaatgataaatatttttaattatgcaAGAGACCATACAAAATCCAAAGATGTACCAACTTTTAGTTATGATCAATTAGAGGATACTAAAGTGAATGGTGGAAAATGAAGTTTGTTAGACGTACCAACATGAACTGTGTTGTTTCGCAAATGTAGAAAAACGTCGTACAGCTTACGAACCTTTTAACCTAACCATTAAAACCAAAATATCCATAGATGCAGCAAGCAAATTCttaaactgtcacgacccaattaAGGATAATGAATCGCGCTAAATGAGAGAATCCCAAAGCAAGCCTTACCAGAATTCTACAGAAAATCGGGcaaaatttcctttcttttttggGCCTATCCTAAATTTTCCCTGTCTCGAAATTCGACAACACAACTAATAACAATTACAAATTAAGACATAATATCCATCAATGATCTAATTGTCACGCAATAATACCAATTCATCTCCAAATACGAAAAAAGAGGTTCAAAACTAGCCACTTGACTACAATACAAAGGAATATTCATGACTCGAATGAAAGAATGGAGCGACTCTAAGAGTTTTTAAAGAACTGACTACACCATAACAATTTAATAAGTCTTTTTCCACGCGTTGCGAGGCTTACCAGATACTATCAATTCACACTCCCTAATTAATGAAATCTTCTCCAAGGTCACCTGAGTTCTCTGTAAAAACATATAGCAAGGAGTGAAATGCTAGCTTAGTACAATGAGTAATAATACTTAACCATAACTTGCGGCTTGCCGCCCTTTGCTGCAGCTTGAAACCCTTCGCATCTTTGGACCCTTTAGCCTGCTATTccccttttttaaaaatgtgttgGTCATTAAAACAAACCCACAATCTGcctcttcttttaaaaaaaaatcagaagacAAAAATGACCTTATTTCAATGTAGGGTATTACACTGACACATCTTAACTCTTATTTCATCTCCATTCACATCTCTAATTACTGAAGTCCTTCCATATTCACACATCTTCTAAGGTTATCAAGTGTGGAGATCAGGGAACTTTTAAGAGTAAGCCGAAGTCATCAGTAGCCATGGTTAGGATTCTTTAGGACCAAGAATCTAAACCTTCAAATTTGTGACAGTCTTACTCATTTGAGGACTGTAGGTCCAGATTTGAAGAGACATAGGCATGTCTGCTCCGAGTTGTCTGCTACAGACTCTAAGAAAGGTGATATCATCTAGTTCAGCAAAAACTGGGATTTTAACACATCAACAACTGGCCAGTCTACTAATTATCATCTACCAAGAGATGAGCATGTTTCGATTGTTGCAGTTAAAGAGTGAATTTGTAACCAGCAGCTAGTAGAGAAGAAATCAATAAATACAGAAATTGCACATGAACTAAACAAATCCAACTCTATTAGGAATGACTTTCCAGTAATTTATATTCCAAAAAGAACATTGATAGGACTTGGAAAACAAACTTTTCAGAGCACCAGACAAAAAAATTTCAGTTATACAGGCTGATGGATGTCAATAATCAAATATGTGAACTGACTAAAGAATCCGGAAGCAAATTCCATAATTGAACTAAAGGGCCTTTCTACATCTCGATTACCGAGATCAGTGATGTATATAACTACCCTCAATTCATATAAACTTTTTAACATAACATTCATGTCTACTTCATTCGCTATGCTAAGGACTATAAAAAGCAAATAAACAATAGATAAAACCAAGAAAATTCAGGATGGCTCAGATGGTTTGGCTTCGGACTTCCATAATAGAGGTCTCAAGTTCCAAACCACTTATTGGCTTTCTAGCTCGAGCTCGTTCACGTGACTTACATAGAACAATTTACCCCTTGACTCGAGTAACACATATTAgaactaaatttaaaataatagaagAGATAGATGAACTCACCGAGTCTCACAAGACGAAGAACAACCAGAATCGCAAAATCCTCTATAAAAAGAACAGAACAATGGCTGCCAAAATTTTGTTTGCAGAGTTTTTTGATCCGAGTGAAATTCCAAGTAATATGAGTAGATTTGTTATGCTATGCTTAGAGCATGCCAGTTCGCTATATCGAATGTCTTTTCAATTTGTGAAAATATTTGTGACTTTATAGTCAGTGCACTACTTAGTTCTTACTACATGACATGTTTTCCAATTTCATTCCATGTGGAGGCCATAGCTGCTTTAAGGACAGTGATGAAGGAAGGATCAGAACAAGAAGGAAGAAATTTTGGGAGAAGGCTGTTGATATTGATGAACTTTACGGTCCGGGTGAAGCTTGGTGGGTGTAAGAGGGCAGATGCAGGATGACTTTAACCACAGCAATAAGGCCAATTCTTATGCAgaacatttttaaaatagtagGTTTGTAGAGTCAATTTTAGATTTTACTGGGATCTAGCTTCTACCTGTGGCTGGTCCTTCATTGACTCAGCAGACGAGATACGATCCTCCTCATGCATCAAGTCCTATCGTTGAAGATGGCAGGTATGGCTTGTTTCGAAGACTTGGCTTATCTGGACTGGAGGCATCTGTATTCAATGGTTACACTCAAATGGTCTAACTTCAGGTGTCACAAGAATGAGATTTTCGTTGCCACTGCATATAAGTTGTAGTTTTTATTAGCCATCTCTGTGTTTACTGTTCTTTTAGTTCTTTCTGGTGTAACTCTTGAGAGGCCGTTGTGGTAGAATGGCGTCAGCGGTTGCTTTCGACCCCTGACACATTGATGTTGAAACAACTCTCCTTGTGCTCGCTATTtatcttagcctcttatcacAAATATATTAGAATGGTTTTTAGAACAAAAATATGTCGAGCCTTTTATCCCTCACTTGTACATCTACTCAACTTAACTGAGGTTTTGCAGTCCAGAAGCTTCTCTAAATGGATTTCAGTTTGAATAGTTCAATATTTGTTACTAGATAAGCAATGGGTGCTTATTGTCTCTCACTGAAAGAAAGGATAACGTTCAAACACTCAAAGACAGGAGGCAAATAGCAGAAATAACTCAAGTAGAAGAGCTCAGTTTCTGAGTGAAAATGTTCTGttgaataaaatgaaacataGTACAAGTACCAAGCCTGGTGTTTTTGCCCCagctaaaaaaaattctaacctCAATATAACCTTTTAATAATCCATCAAAATTTACCCACTTAAGGCCAAAGCCTTAAATGGTAACTATAAATCTATAATCAATCAACCAAAATCTGACAATAAATTAGGATGTAACAAAATGTTACTCTACTATCTtcacttttcttctctttccaAGAATGAACTACATTCCGATGTAATTGTATGGGGAGTTACCTTAGCGAGGACGATATACTGATGTTAATGGAAGAACTTTGTAACATTGTCCGATGAAATTGCTGAAAGTTCACATCCATATACTTCATCTATTTTATTTGGTCATGCAAAATAGTACAGTGATGCAAGGCATATGAAGAGGTCTGTAAGAAGAAGACCCACAGCATCAAAGACGAACTTTGGAGCAAATAAACCCCATACCATCAAGTGTCGCCTTTGAATAGTAACACATATAATTGTCAATGTCATAGATATAGCCATAGTAAGTCCGTACATCAAATACACCTGGCATAACTGGAGAAAAAACAGTGGTTTCCTTTTCTCAGCCTGGACTTCTGGATGTCGTCGGCAAGCAACAATAAGTGGAAGTCCCATTACTGGAAGAATGTGGGAGAAACCAAATGTATCTATGGTAAGCAGGGCTGCTTGACGAATAAGGTTGAATTCATCAAACCCAACGAATGCTGAAGCATAGCGGAGGCCATCAAAGGCACACCAATGTCCAGTGCAGAAAAACAGACACACAGCTAAAAGACTCCATTTTGCCACCGGAGAAGAATATGAAGTTGAACTGTTGTAATAGTCATTCTTTGCTCGTTCCAACGTCATCAACCTAATTACACACCACCCTTGAATTACTGCTGCTAGAGCAACTAGAGGACCTTGTTTCCCGGACAAAATGATTATTGTTGAACTCCATGCTGATAACATGGCAGTTGCTTTAATAATTGTACCTTCCTCCCAACCTGAAGTCTTCTCTTTACCAAAAAGTTGAGATATtgctaataaaaataattgcaGAAGACCAACAACATAGATGATCCGAGGAATCCAATATGCTTTTATATCCACAATAACTGTGCTAGGGCTGAATAAGTTACCATCTAAAGCCCAAGCCAAAGCTATAAGAGAAGAAGCAAATATGGTTCCAACGGCAACTAACTTGAATATCCCCCGACAAGAACTGTGCCTGATGCTCTTGTAATAAAGTATATAAGCTAAAATGACAAGAGCTAAAAAGGGCAAGATATCAGCAACATAAATCCATAAGTTGGTGCCATTGTCAACGCTTACAGTCCATGAAGCAAATGACTTCAGAAATAAAGAATTGACAGCCTGCTTTGACTGTCCCAGTTCAATACCAAATCTGAGAAGAGGAACCACCAGAACAAAAAGAAGTCCTTCAAGAAACATCTTCTTTTTTACTATTGCATGACGTAATTGAAGCATTCCAGCCGTGGCCAACAGAAAACTTGCTGTTTTACCTTCCTCCAAGATGAAACTATTTGAAAGAAAACTGAAAGAACGAATCAGCACCGCAGCATAAGCAAAAATAGCCTCAAAAGAAACTACAAAATTTCCACCACGAGGAAGATAGCAACTGCATAGTTTGTCCAACTTCTTGATGATAAAAATGTGAACAAAAAGAGAGAGCACCAAGATGCATAAACCAGTGCCCATCATCTTTAGATTGAACTCTGTCCATTTGGAACGAGCAAGTGCAGTAATACTTGACAGGAAATTAGAATAAGCTTCAACTTGCTTCTTCAGTTGAGGTAACAATGTTGAACAACTTTCACTTTTACAATTCAAAACAGCTTCTTTGGTATGTAGCCAATTATCATGGGCCTGAGCATAGAGGTTTGATACATGAGACATATCTTTGTCTGAAAATCCTATCACTGATGAAGCTGAATATACATCAATGTATCTTTTCACCTGCCATGTATTCATGCAGAGGACATTGACGTAGTTCTGCATCCACCTTTCTGATTCTGAGAGATTTATTCCACCTTCAGGGGTAAAGATGTCCAAGTTCCAAGTACCAGCAGCTAATGCATACAGTTCAGGATTAACACGCCCGATGCTTCCAAAAGGATAAGGAATGCCAAGCAGAGCAGATACTGTTGCAGCAAAGTCAAGCTGCTCAATGGAGCTAGTACATATCTTTCTCTTCTCCATGTCAAGTCGACAAGATGAGCTATCAGTTTCAGACGGTAAGGAAGACGGATTCTTTTGCAAACTCATAGCAAATAGCGACGTTTCAACCTCTTCTGGAGCACCTCCACCATGATCACCGTTGATGGTTTGCCCATGATCACCCATCACAAGAAGCAGAGTATTTTCATGTAACCCGCCAGGTCCACTTTGGCTTTCCAGGACATCAACAACTTTCTCCAAAATCCCATTGTACTGCTCCAACTTTTCTATCATTTCAGTGGAATCGACACCAAAAATATGTCCGGCATGATCCACGCCAAGAAAATGTGCTATAAGTACATCCCAATCTTCTTGATACAGGTATGGAAACAAGTGTTCAACGCAGCCATCATCTACCGTGTCAAGGTCTTTAACATTAAATGAAGGGAACGGATGAGATATATTAAAATGTTGAGGAAACAGTTGAACCCACGTGTCATCCCCCATCATCACAACTCGCTTGCCATTCTTAGCCATCtgataaattaaattatcttcAATGATAGCCGGTGCTCCAAAGCTGTTACCCACATCAATAAAAGTTGGAAGCCCACCAGTTGTTAATCCCTTTAGACGTTGTAAACTGGTTGTAGGAGGATCAGCAATAGCTTTAAAGATCTTAGCAAATGAACCTGGCTGAGATGCCAACTTGTGCAACACCTGCAATCTGTCCATCCACGGTTTTTTCTCATCAAAAAAGGTACTTGGAGCAACAAAGTCATACCTGAGAGCATCAAGAACAATGATAACAATTCGATCAACAGCCGGTTTCGTCCAGCACCCTTTGGAATGGTTAACCATTTGATCATCTTGAGGAGGAGAGAAGCATGGAGATTGTTGAATATCAGAGCAGTGACTATATTGTGAAAGTTCAGTGCGAGTTAGGAGGAATCCTCTGGTGAAGACGAAAATAGCCAATCCATGAAGTATCAGTATCCCAAGGAACACCACGAAAGTCCATCTCCGCTTGCCCAAATTCTCACTTTTCCAtgaaacctcaccactcttcgACATTGTAAACAGAGGGACAGTGATCAAATTTTTAGTGGTAATTACATATCTGCATCAACTGTGACACTAATGAATCTTAAAGAGCTTCAACACTTGCCACCTAATTAATAAAGGAGAAGGTAACAATGATGTGTAGAACTGATTCACATAAATTAAAGTGGAGCAAAAAAAGTGATTACAAAAGgtttcgatatatatatataacatactGTCAAAGTAACACTAGCCATTGTAAAAGAGGGGCAAAAGGAGCAATTACAAATAAGGAAACTAGAGGTATCTTCATATATCTGCAAAACACAtgtaaattgaaacaaaaacaaGCACAAAATATACAACAGATTGTcgtaaaacaaagtgaaaaccatctgaaaattataatatttgaatgCCTCATACATACAGTAGAATCAAATGACCATGTCCAGCACATCATGAAACCAAAATACGAACAGAAATGAATATTACCCTTGCGTTCTGAGACGAATGATCCATCTAAAAACTCCGACGAACTTCTGCAAATTCCGGCATCCCACGAACAAGGAAAGAGAAAAGGGATTTAGAAGCTGCCGATGATGTTGACGTTGTCAGCTTTGCGGATTTCGGGTCGATTTGGTAGCTGGGTTCGCAATTCTGTTCTTcacaaggaagaagaagaagaagaaaacggGTGTTTTTGGATTTGGAATGGGCCGAAAAGAGTTGGGCTGGGAATGGGAATTGGGCTAGAAATTGATTCAACAAGTGGGGCAAAATGGCTTTAAAGacgggaaacttacataaatatactatgataaaaaaatatttatcatttatagcaatgatattttcttttcacttgatcacttttaattcatttataatacaagtttaatatatattataaagaacaatttattattcacatataatacaagttttaatgatggataatacatttatcacacgttttaatacacttataatacaatgtgataattctttaccaaacaaacataatatatttcagaaacaattataattcaaatacattgcatacataattcagttttaacacatattacagatttatcacaatattgctataaatggtaataaacaaaaagtatcgctaaaatcagtaattattttttaaaatataataatttgtgtaatttttcctttaaagaagagcaactttcacatataagcaaacacaaaatttatatttgtatgatatagcaaaatttgcataattacgctccatagcaaacataaatatatataattcgctatacatatacaaaaaaatcaattgcataattcgctatacatatataaaagaaagtatataaaaaaaagtagttgtatacaaatcaattgtataatttgtgtatgtataaaacaagaaagagagaaagacaaaagaaaattgggcagggaaatatttgtattgtataactctaagtgtataggatgaagaaatatgtatttgcaagtgtatatacaacttctctcactttatacaaacataaacacaatttatacatttcctttctgtttgtataagcgtaGAGGCGAGGGTGGCAAGCGAGGtctgggagagtggcgagcgagatctgggagagagCCGAACggaaatatatgtatatatatatatatgtatttctcgctttatacaaatagaaacgcattttatacatttatgtttgtataaaagtgagtgggagcgagcgagagagggagagtggtAAGCGAGAGTTTGAGGAAGAGAGGTGattgacaaacagtttgctacatggtacaattaaattaaagtgtagttatagcatttaatttaatttattagttcattaaatACAATTACCCTTTAAATTGGACAACAAAATTGCAATTCTAAGTGGATCCTTGCATTACACATCTAGCCAACTCGATTTTAACCATAGTCTAAAAAGATTAATTTAGTATAAATTAAATCTGATGAATCAGTTAACAAAGCTTCTTAAACTTTGAcgacaaaatataattatcttaactgaaaaataattagtttaggTAGGGCCTCATTCAAAATGTAGCGTTCTCTATCAAAAAATTTTCCATATCAAACTTGAGATCTCTGGACTCTGGTTAAGAACATTCGTTGGTGGTTGATCAACTCATGTATACAAAAACGTATTGTTTTTTCACATGTTATAAAATgatcaaaagaaaattcaatgTACAATGAATCATTCATTCGTCAAATTAAAGTTTTGACGATAAAAAACAACAATAGTACTCAATTGGAAGTAAAAgtcatttaatataatattggaGTAGGTGTTCGATAGATTTAAGTCTCGCTATTACttattattatcaaataaaattataatgttcatatttaaatttaaataaataataatatagacaTATTTTCTTAACGGTTACACATAAttgatatttataaaataagtagaTGATAATTTAGAGGTAAAATCAAAATTAGGAGTTTGAAGGTTCTAAATCGATTTTGTTTGGGGgtttacatattaatatttgtttaattttataatacatataaagAATTTACAAAAAAGCTAGAGGATTCATCTCAATCCATGAACTTTCACCTAGTTCCGCATATGTGCTTTTACATACAATACAACTACTATTATCTAATCATGATTAATTAACTAAGACTAGAATTATAGTGATTAGGCACTAATGTGATaagttttgttcttttttgtcacgacccaaaacgagccgcgagtggcacccacacttatcctactatgtgagcgaaccaaccaatctaaaccccaacatttcaaccataataaacaaaatataatgcggaagacttacaactcattaatgaaaatcgattaaataacttctaaaaNNNNNNNNNNNNNNNNNNNNNNNNNNNNNNNNNNNNNNNNNNNNNNNNNNNNNNNNNNNNNNNNNNNNNNNNNNNNNNNNNNNNNNNNNNNNNNNNNNNNNNNNNNNNNNNNNNNNNNNNNNNNNNNNNNNNNNNNNNNNNNNNNNNNNNNNNNNNNNNNNNNNNNNNNNNNNNNNNNNNNNNNNNNNNNNNNNNNNNNNNNNNNNNNNNNNNNNNNNNNNNNNNNNNNNNNNNNNNNNNNNNNNNNNNNNNNNNNNNNNNNNNNNNNNNNNNNNNNNNNNNNNNNNNNNNNNNNNNNNNNNNNNNNNNNNNNNNNNNNNNNNNNNNNNNNNNNNNNNNNNNNNNNNNNNNNNNNNNNNNNNNNNNNNNNNNNNNNNNNNNNNNNNNNNNNNNNNNNNNNNNNNNNNNNNNNNNNNNNNNNNNNNNNNNNNNNNNNNNNNNNNNNNNNNNNNNNNNNNNNNNNNNNNNNNNNNNNNNNNNNNNNNNNNNNNNNNNNNNNNNNNNNNNNNNNNNNNNNNNNNNNNNNNNNNNNNNNNNNNNNNNNNNNNNNNNNNNNNNNNNNNNNNNNNNNNNNNNNNNNNNNNNNNNNNNNNNNNNNNNNNNNNNNNNNNNNNNNNNNNNNNNNNNNNNNNNNNNNNNNNNNNNNNNNNNNNNNNNNNNNNNNNNNNNNNNNNNNNNNNNNNNNNNNNNNNNNNNNNNNNNNNNNNNNNNNNNNNNNNNNNNNNNNNNNNNNNNNNNNNNNNNNNNNNNNNNNNNNNNNNNNNNNNNNNNNNNNNNNNNNNNNNNNNNNNNNNNNNNNNNNNNNNNNNNNNNNNNNNNNNNNNNNNNNNNNNNNNNNNNNNNNNNNNNNNNNNNNNNNNNNNNNNNNNNNNNNNNNNNNNNNNNNNNNNNNNNNNNNNNNNNNNNNNNNNNNNNNNNNNNNNNNNNNNNNNNNNNNNNNNNNNNNNNNNNNNNNNNNNNNNNNNNNNNNNNNNNNNNNNNNNNNNNNNNNNNNNNNNNNNNNNNNNNNNNNNNNNNNNNNNNNNNNNNNNNNNNNNNNNNNNNNNNNNNNNNNNNNNNNNNNNNNNNNNNNNNNNNNNNNNNNNNNNNNNNNNNNNNNNNNNNNNNNNNNNNNNNNNNNNNNNNNNNNNNNNNNNNNNNNNNNNNNNNNNNNNNNNNNNNNNNNNNNNNNNNNNNNNNNNNNNNNNNNNNNNNNNNNNNNNNNNNNNNNNNNNNNNNNNNNNNNNNNNNNNNNNNNNNNNNNNNNNNNNNNNNNNNNNNNNNNNNNNNNNNNNNNNNNNNNNNNNNNNNNNNNNNNNNNNNNNNNNNNNNNNNNNNNNNNNNNNNNNNNNNNNNNNNNNNNNNNNccgatcccctaatactacgtgtcggttcgtgacacccgatcccctaatactacgtgtcggttcgtgacacccgatcccctaatactacgtgtcggttcgtgacacccgatcccctaatactacgtgtcggttcgtgacacccgatcccctaatactacgtgtcggttcgtgacacccgatcccctaatactacgtgtcggttcgtgacacccgatcccctaatactacgtgtcggttcgtgacacccgatcccctaatactacgtgtcggttcgtgacacccgatcccctaatactacgtgtcggttcgtgacacccgatcccctaatactacgtgtcggttcgtgacacccgatcccctaatactacgtgtcggttcgtgacacccgatcccctaatactacgtgtcggttcgtgacacccgatcccctaatactacgtgtcggttcgtgacacccgatcccctaatactacgtgtcggt contains these protein-coding regions:
- the LOC107026521 gene encoding GPI ethanolamine phosphate transferase 3 isoform X1, which encodes MDHSSQNARSGEVSWKSENLGKRRWTFVVFLGILILHGLAIFVFTRGFLLTRTELSQYSHCSDIQQSPCFSPPQDDQMVNHSKGCWTKPAVDRIVIIVLDALRYDFVAPSTFFDEKKPWMDRLQVLHKLASQPGSFAKIFKAIADPPTTSLQRLKGLTTGGLPTFIDVGNSFGAPAIIEDNLIYQMAKNGKRVVMMGDDTWVQLFPQHFNISHPFPSFNVKDLDTVDDGCVEHLFPYLYQEDWDVLIAHFLGVDHAGHIFGVDSTEMIEKLEQYNGILEKVVDVLESQSGPGGLHENTLLLVMGDHGQTINGDHGGGAPEEVETSLFAMSLQKNPSSLPSETDSSSCRLDMEKRKICTSSIEQLDFAATVSALLGIPYPFGSIGRVNPELYALAAGTWNLDIFTPEGGINLSESERWMQNYVNVLCMNTWQVKRYIDVYSASSVIGFSDKDMSHVSNLYAQAHDNWLHTKEAVLNCKSESCSTLLPQLKKQVEAYSNFLSSITALARSKWTEFNLKMMGTGLCILVLSLFVHIFIIKKLDKLCSCYLPRGGNFVVSFEAIFAYAAVLIRSFSFLSNSFILEEGKTASFLLATAGMLQLRHAIVKKKMFLEGLLFVLVVPLLRFGIELGQSKQAVNSLFLKSFASWTVSVDNGTNLWIYVADILPFLALVILAYILYYKSIRHSSCRGIFKLVAVGTIFASSLIALAWALDGNLFSPSTVIVDIKAYWIPRIIYVVGLLQLFLLAISQLFGKEKTSGWEEGTIIKATAMLSAWSSTIIILSGKQGPLVALAAVIQGWCVIRLMTLERAKNDYYNSSTSYSSPVAKWSLLAVCLFFCTGHWCAFDGLRYASAFVGFDEFNLIRQAALLTIDTFGFSHILPVMGLPLIVACRRHPEVQAEKRKPLFFLQLCQVYLMYGLTMAISMTLTIICVTIQRRHLMVWGLFAPKFVFDAVGLLLTDLFICLASLYYFA
- the LOC107026521 gene encoding GPI ethanolamine phosphate transferase 3 isoform X2 is translated as MSKSGEVSWKSENLGKRRWTFVVFLGILILHGLAIFVFTRGFLLTRTELSQYSHCSDIQQSPCFSPPQDDQMVNHSKGCWTKPAVDRIVIIVLDALRYDFVAPSTFFDEKKPWMDRLQVLHKLASQPGSFAKIFKAIADPPTTSLQRLKGLTTGGLPTFIDVGNSFGAPAIIEDNLIYQMAKNGKRVVMMGDDTWVQLFPQHFNISHPFPSFNVKDLDTVDDGCVEHLFPYLYQEDWDVLIAHFLGVDHAGHIFGVDSTEMIEKLEQYNGILEKVVDVLESQSGPGGLHENTLLLVMGDHGQTINGDHGGGAPEEVETSLFAMSLQKNPSSLPSETDSSSCRLDMEKRKICTSSIEQLDFAATVSALLGIPYPFGSIGRVNPELYALAAGTWNLDIFTPEGGINLSESERWMQNYVNVLCMNTWQVKRYIDVYSASSVIGFSDKDMSHVSNLYAQAHDNWLHTKEAVLNCKSESCSTLLPQLKKQVEAYSNFLSSITALARSKWTEFNLKMMGTGLCILVLSLFVHIFIIKKLDKLCSCYLPRGGNFVVSFEAIFAYAAVLIRSFSFLSNSFILEEGKTASFLLATAGMLQLRHAIVKKKMFLEGLLFVLVVPLLRFGIELGQSKQAVNSLFLKSFASWTVSVDNGTNLWIYVADILPFLALVILAYILYYKSIRHSSCRGIFKLVAVGTIFASSLIALAWALDGNLFSPSTVIVDIKAYWIPRIIYVVGLLQLFLLAISQLFGKEKTSGWEEGTIIKATAMLSAWSSTIIILSGKQGPLVALAAVIQGWCVIRLMTLERAKNDYYNSSTSYSSPVAKWSLLAVCLFFCTGHWCAFDGLRYASAFVGFDEFNLIRQAALLTIDTFGFSHILPVMGLPLIVACRRHPEVQAEKRKPLFFLQLCQVYLMYGLTMAISMTLTIICVTIQRRHLMVWGLFAPKFVFDAVGLLLTDLFICLASLYYFA